Genomic DNA from Thiosocius teredinicola:
TTGTTCACCCGCGAGCGCCTCGCCCTGGAAACCTCGAGCCTGTTCGTGCTCGCTGCCCTGGTGCTGGGGTTCGAGTTGTTTCCTTTTGCCCGCGAGGGTGTCCGTCTTCATGCTACCGATTTCTTTCTCGGTTTCGGTCACGAGGCCTTGGTGGCGGTGTGTGCCCTGATGATCGCCGGGCAGGGCCTGGTGCGCACCGGGGCCCTCGAGCCGGTGGGCCGCTTGTTGGCGCGTGCCTGGGGGGTGGCGCCGTCGTTCTCGTTGCTGCTGACCTTGTTGATAGGCGCGCTGTTCAGTGCCTTCGTCAACAACGTCCCCATCGTGGTGTTGTTGCTGCCGATCCTGATCAGTGTGTCGCTGCGCACCGGCAACCCGCCCTCGGCGGTGCTGATGCCGATGGGCTTTGCCACGTTGGTCGGGGGCATGAGCACAACGATCGGCACCTCTACCAACCTGCTCGTGGTCAGCGTCGCCGCCGACCTCGGGGTGCCGCGATTCGAGATGTTCGACTTCCTCCTGCCGGTGGCGATTGCCGGCAGCGTCGCGATCCTCTACCTGTGGTTGATCGCGCCGCGCATCATGCCGATACGCCAGACCGAGCTCGAAGACAACCGGCCACGTGTTTTCTCCGCCCAGCTGCACATTCCGGAAGACAGCTTCGCCGACGGCAAGACACTGAGCGACGCGATCGACAAGGCCGGCGACATGAAGGTCAGCCGCATACTGCGTGGCGAGCAGACCTATGTCACCCCTTTGCCGGATGCCGTACTGCGTGCGGGAGACCGGCTGCTGGTCAACGATACGGCCGACAACCTCAAAGAGTTCGAGAGCGCCCTGGGCGCCGCGTTGTATTCGGCCAATGCACCAGTCGATGAAGACAACCCGCTGCATGCCGACGATCAGCAACTGGCCGAGGTCGTCGTCACTCAGGGTTCCTCGTTGGAAGGCAGCAGCCTGTCGCGATCACACTTCGCCGACAACTATCAGCTGCTCACTCTGGCGCTGCATCGCGCGGGGTGGCAGATGCAGGCACTGCGAGCCCAGGTGCACGACATCCGCCTGCGCGTCGGTGACGTGATCCTGGTGCAGGGCGCACGTGATCACATCAGTGAGATGAAGCGGCGCGGCGACGTGCTGGTGCTCGACGCCACCGCCGACCTGCCGACCACGCGCCGGGCGCCGCTGGCGATGCTCATCATGGCGGCCATCATACTGAGCGCCGCGCTCGGCCTGGTACCGATTGCCATCAGCGCACTGGTCGGTGTCCTCGCGATGCTGGCGACCAACTGTCTGAGCTGGCGCGATGCCGTACGCGCATTGAATACCCAGGTCGTCATGATCGTCGTGGCGAGCCTTGCCCTCGGCTCGGCGCTGTTGGATACCGGCGCCGCCGATTATCTGGCCCAGGTGTTCGTTGCCTACACCCAGGGGGTGTCGCCGGGCGGCCTACTTAGCGGCTTGATGTTGTTGATGGCGTTGATGACGAACATCGTTTCGAACAACGCCGCCGCGCTGATCGGTACGCCAATCGCCATCGGTATTGCCCGGCAGTTGAATCTGCCTGCCGAACCCTTTGTGTTGGCGGTGCTGTTCGGCGCGAACATGAGCTATGCGACGCCGATCGCCTACAAAACCAATCTGCTGGTGATGAGCGCCGGAGGCTACCTGTTTGCGGATTTCCTGCGCATCGGCATACCGCTGACCTTGATCATGTGGGCGGCTTTTTCATGGTTGCTGCCGATGCTCTACGGGCTCGCCTGGTAGACGGCGCAACGGCGAACGCTGCGCCGTCTACGTATCAGGCTAGCTGGCCACGCATCCGCGCAGCGCGCTCTTTTGGTGCCGGGTGGGTCGACAGCCAGTTCGAACCTCCGCCGCCCGACAAGGCGTCGAGCTTCTCGAGCGCCGTTACGCACGCTGCAGGCGCGAAGTTCTTGTCTTTCATAAAGCCCATCGCGTAGTCGTCGGCTTCGTTCTCGTTGCCCTGCGAGTGCTGGGCGACTACCACTTTTTCAAACAGCTCGCCCAATTGCGAATCCGCCAGGTCGGCATGCTTGGTACCGCTGGCTGCGACGGCATCGCGCAGGCCACCGGTGGTCAGCGCGACCTGCATGCGTTTGCGGGAATGCCCGGCCTTGACGTGACCCATCTCGTGGCCGACCACGTAGCGGACTTCGTCGTCGGTCATCAGGTCGAGCAAGCCGCTGTAGAGTCGCACTGTTCCGTCAGCCATGGCGAAGGCGTTGACCTCTTCGGTCTCGTAGACTTTGAAGTTCAGCGTCATGCCGTCATAACTGTCGAGACCCTCGGTGAGCGTCGCCAAGCGCTTGCCGTACTCGCTGTCGGGTGCCGCGACACGGTTTGCATCATCCTGTTCCTTTGCAAGTTGTGCGCAATAGTTGGCAATGTCCTCGTCGCTCAAGGTAGCGGCGCCGGTCAGCGATTTTGCCGCACCGAATGCGCGGTCGAGATCCAGTGCCGAAACCCGGCCGGCCATCGATACGCCGAGCAGCAGCAGGCATTGACGTAACATTTCTCTTCTATCCATAGGTCCATTCGTCCTCTAAAAACTCATTCAACAAACGTTTTGCCACCCGAAGGGTGTACAGCGCGCGGGATTTTCGCATTAATGATCCGGCCAAAACACGAACGACCTCCGGTTACGACACTTTGCGGCCGCGAACGGGTTGCGAAGAACCAGGCATGACGCCTGCGCCCGGGTTGTCGAGCAAACAGGTGGATTGATGAGGAAACGTACGGTGATACTGCTCGCGACAGGGATATTGATTGCAGCCGGCTATCTGTTGCCCGAGCGTGTCGTCGTGCCGGTGCAGAATGCGAGCAGCAACGATTGGCATCCGGACTCGTTTTGGTTCGAGCCCTGGGGCACCTCGGGAGTGCATAAGGGCATCGACATCTTCGGCGCGAAAGGCACGCCGGTCGTCAGCACGGTTGACGGGCTGGTGGTGTTTGCGGGCGATCTACGCAAAGGCGGCAATGTCGCCTTGGTCCTTGGGCCGAGTTGGCGCTTGCACTATTTCGCCCACCTCGACACCGTCGACGTATCTGCCGGTTCTTGGGTTACTTCCGGTAACATCGTCGGCCGCCTTGGCGATAGCGGCAATGCGAAAGGTAAACCGCCGCATCTGCACTACGCGATCGTGCGTATGATTCCGCTGCCTTGGAAGATGGACAGGTCGACACAGGGATACAAGAAAGCCTTCTTCATCGACCCCGATCGCTATCTGCGCGCTGCATTGGCCCGGTAATGCGATTTAACAATCCGGCAATGGCCAACAGCCGGCCAACGTGAAATAGTCCGTCAATCATGGCTGAATCGACCATATCGCGGTATTCGAAGCGCCGCGCGATGCGAATTGTTTGGACAGCAGTCGCGACGCTTGCGGCGCTGTTTGTCACTTGGCTGCGACCGGAAGTCTATTGGAGTGTTTTGATCTGTGGCCTCGCGTTTGTGTGGGAGCTGATCATCGGCGAATACGAGCACAGCTGTGCCGAGCCTGTAGCGCCAAACATGCAAAGCACCCAGCCTGGGTTGCCCACGGCGGTTATTTCGGCGCAGCGCATCGAACACGACGACGCAGGTATGACGATCCAGCTATCGACCGACAATGTCGAGCACATGACCTGGGACGAACTGTCGATGGTCGTGATCGAGACGAACAGTTTGGGTCCGTTCGTCGATGACGTGCACTGGTTGCTGGTGGGTAGCGATCCGGAACGCAGTTGGCGAATGGCTGCCGATACGGCAGGTTTCGACGACTTGCTCTCGAGGCTGCAGCAGTTGCCGGCATTCGATAACGACGTCGTTATCGATGCCATGACTTCGGTCGATGATGCCCGCTTTCTGGCCTGGCAACGGCCGACCTGATTGGTACGAAAGGCCGCGCGGAGACCGACATGTCGAAACGACCAAGCACATCGCACGTTGCACAACGCCACCGAGCCACTGATCGGCGCTTTTTCGTTGGCGTCATAGGTGTGCTGCTGGTGTGCCTGGCGACAGCGGGTGCATATGCCGGCCCGTTGCGCGACTGGCTCGACGAGCGTCGTGGGTCTGAAGATGATCAATTGCAGCGCGTCGATGCCGGCGCGCTGCCAAGCGATATACAGATCACGAACGATGTGCCGTATGGCGAGCATGCGCGGCACAGGTTCGACGTGTATGCACCGCATGGTGTACACGATGCACCCGTTGTCTTCATGGTGCATGGCGGTGGTTGGCGTCGAGGCGACAAGGCGCATGACCGGGTAGTCGAGAACAAGGTCAAGCGTTGGCTGCCGCGAGGCTTCGTGTTCGTATCGACCAACTATCGCCTGGTACCAGATGCGGATCCGGTGCGTCAGGCAACCGATGTAGCGCGCGCATTGGCGGCCTTTCAGCGTCGCGCCGCAGAGTTCGGCGCCGATCCGCGTAAGGTGATCCTGATCGGCCACTCCGCCGGTGCGCATCTTGTCGCATTGTTGACCGCCGATCCTTCACTGGCGGCTCAACAGGGCGTATCGCCCTGGCTCGGTGCAGTACTGCTCGATAGCGCGGCCCTGAATGTTCCCGACACGATGCGCGCACCGCCGCGCATCATGCGCAAGGTTTACAAGAATGCGTTCGGTGATGATCCGAACTATTGGCGCAAGGCTTCGCCGTATCACGCACTCGTCGCCAAGGGACCGCCGGTGCTTGCGGTGTGTTCGTCGCAACGGCGTGACGATCCTTGTGGTGCTGCAGATAGTTTCGTCGCCAGGATGCACGCCTTGGGCCGCCGGGGACAGGTGCTGCCACAGCCGATGTCGCATCGTGAGATCAACGAGCAACTCGGGTTGCCCGGCAGCTACACCACAGCAGTGGAGGCGTTCATGGCTTCAATCGACTCGCTCGTCGCCGCGCGCTTGAGGCACTGACTGCGGGCAAGGTTCGCGAGCCAACGTTGACGCGGGCAGCGATTTCATCGTGCGTTGGGCAGTGCGCAACCTTTAATTCTTGCTGCCCGAATGCGCCTCCCGACAAGCTGTGGTACGCACCACAATGCAGCGTAGTTGCCAAGCCGCATGCGCCAAAAACTGCGACCTGGTTCTAGTCAGCTAAGCGCTATCGCTTACTACAGTTCGCTCAACGGCAACACAGCGGAGACCCGACATGAAGCAACCGAACACCCTCGCAGAATCGAGCCTGGCCAAGTCGAAATTAGAATTGGTCGCGTTGTTCGTCATCACCACGATTGCATTGTCCGGCGCCTTCCAAATGCATTGGGCGGTCTCGCTACTGGTCGCGCCGTTGGCGATGGCCGGAGGCATCCTTGCCATCATGTTCGGCGTGCATACGTTGTGGATGCTGGTCACCGGTGCCGAAAAGCTCGGCATGATGGTCGGTCTGCGCAAGACTCCCTTGCTCTGACGATCTTTGTGTCTGGCGCTTGTTGTCAGCGCCAGACGCCTTCGGCTCCACTATAGCTGTCCAGCACGCGGATATAGTTCAGGCGTTCATAGTCAGAGGGATCGAGAACGCTCGACTGACTCAAGCGGCCCCGCAACTCCGCAACACTCTCGAAGCCCTGGTGTTCCATCCAGGCAGACATGTCGGCGATCACTTTGCTCAGGTGCTTCGGGCCAAGCGCCAACAAGGCATTGCACAGATGCACGACATCGGTACCGGCCAGCAAGAGCTTGATAGCGTCTTCGCCGGTGTGTACGCCGCCGGTCGCGCCCAGCGAGCATTCAACTCGGCCGTGCAGGATGGCGATCCATCGCATAGATAACAAGGCGTCGCTTGATCTTGTCGGCGTCAAGGCGTGCTGCAGCCGCATGCCTTCGATATCGATATCCGGTTGATAGAAACGATTGAACAGCGATACGCCGGCGACACCGGCTGCTTCGAGTTTCTTGATCATGTTGCCGATCGAGCTGAAGAAAGGTGACAGCTTCATGTTGATCGGGATGCTGATGTGTTCGCGCAATTCCTTCAGCAACGTGATGTAGCGTTGCTCGACATAGTGACCATCTTCCCAGACGTCACCCGCCACGTAGTAGGCATTCAGTTCGAGTGCATCGGCGCCCGCATCCGCGATCTCTTTGGCATGCGTCATCCAGCCTGTCGCGGTGACGCCGTTCAGGCTGGCGATCACCGGGATCTCCAACGACGCTTTGAGGGCGGCGACTTGTTCCAGGTAGCGATCGAGTTCGCCTGGAAAGTCCTGGTGGGCGGGCAGGTAGCTGTCTGCCTCGGCATGGCCGGTTTCGGAGTGGTGCAGAAAGGTCAGCATGCCGTCTTCTTCGGCGCGCACGGCCTCTTCGAACAGGGAATACATCACGATAGCGGCCGCGCCGGCGTCCTCGAGTTGCTTGGCTGCGTCGAGACTGCGGGAAAGCGGTGAGGCCGAGGGTACCAAGGGGTTTTTGAGTTTCAGCCCTAGCCATTGGGTGCTCATATCCATGCTGTGTCCTCCGTCGTGCGCGTCGTGGTTACTGATTAAGCGTAGACCGCCTGCCTCGGCTTGCCGACGCTCGAACATGCGCCGGCCAGTCGCGCTTTGGCGGCATCTATTGTTTGTCCGGTACCGTCGGTTCGGTCTCGCCGACCGCCAGTTTCGCCAGCTGTTCGTACAGGTGGAACTTGGCCTTGGTCTGATGTTGGGCGGCATCCATGAAGCGGTGCGCTGCCTGCGGATGGGTGCGCTCGAGTACAGCAAAGCGCGTTTCCGACATGGCGAAGTCGCGATACGGCACGCTCGGCTCTTTCGAATCGAGATGTAGTGGATTCTGGCCTTCGGCAGCCTTGCGTGGATCGTAACGGAACAGGCCCCAGTGACCGGCGTTGACGGCCAGGTTCTGTTGCTGCAGGTTCTTCGCCAGATCGATGCCGTGCGCAATGCATGGCGAGTACGCAATGATCAATGACGGGCCATCGTAGCTTTCCGCTTCGAGGAAGGCGCGCAGCACCTGCACATCTTTGGCGCCATAGGCAACCTGTGCCACATACACGTCGCCGTAGGCCATTGCCATCATCGCCAAGTCTTTCTTGATGACCGGCTTGCCGCCGGCGGAGAACTTGGCGACCGCGCCCAGCGGTGTCGCTTTCGAGGTCTGGCCGCCGGTGTTGGAATACACCTCGGTATCCAGCACCAGGATATTGACGTTGCGCCCCGACGCCAGCACATGGTCGACGCCGCCGTAACCGATGTCGTAGGCCCAGCCGTCGCCGCCGATCAGCCAGACACTTTTCTTGACCAGGTAATCGGCGACTGCTTCGAGTGAGCGCGCAGCCGGTTTGTCGATTGCCTTGAGTTTCTTGCGCAGCTCGATGACCCGGCCGCGTTGTTCGAAGATGTCGGCCTCAGTATGTTGATCGGCGGTGCCGATCGCCTCGACCAGGGTATCGCCGAGATCGCCGGCCAGTTCCTGCAGCAGTTCAACCGCATGCTCGGTCTGCTTGTCGACGGCGATCCGCATGCCCAGGCCAAACTCGGCGTTGTCTTCGAACAGCGAGTTGTTCCACGCGGGACCGCGACCGTCGGGGTTGGTGGTGTAGGGCGTGGTCGGCAGGTTGCCGCCGTAGATCGATGAACAACCGGTGGCGTTGGCGATCAGCATACGGTCGCCGAACAACTGGGTCGCCAGCTTGATGTACGGTGTTTCGCCGCAGCCGACACAGGCGCCCGAGAACTCGAACAGCGGCTGCATGATCATCGCGCCTTTGAGCGTTGTTTCCTTCAACTGGGTGCGATCGAACTCAGGCAGCGTCAGGAAGAAGTCCCAACTGGCCTGCTCGACCTCGCGGCGCGGTTCGACCGGCACCATGTTGAGCGCCTTGCGTGCCGGGTTCTGTTTGTCGCGGATCGGGCAGATCTCAACGCACAGGCCGCAGCCGGTGCAGTCATCCGGTGCAACCTGGTAGCTGATATGCGTATCCGGCGGGAAATCCTTGGCACCTTTGACCGGCATGTGCAGAAAACCGGCAGGGGCGCTGCGCGCAAGGCCCGCATCAAAGACCTTGGAGCGGATTGCGGCATGCGGACACACCAGCGGGCACTTGCCGCAGTGGGTGCACAGATCCATCTCCCACTGCGGGATCTCGAGCGCCAACTGGCGTTTTTCGTAGGCGGCGGTACCCAGCGGCCAGGTGCCGTCGGCGCTCATCGCGCTGACCGGCAGGCTGTCGCCGAGGCCGGCGATCAATGGCGCAGTCACGCGTTGCACGAAGTCGGGGGCATTGGCGGCGACCACCGGAGGCATCTCTACCTGGCTGCTGATCTGCTGCGGCACATCGATCTCGTGCAGTCCGCTAACAGCTTCATCGATGGCGGCGAAGTTGCGTTCGAGCAGCCGGCGCCCTTTGCGTCCATAGGTTTTCTGCACCATGGCCTTGATCTTGTTCAGCGCCTCATCGCGATCGAGGATCCCGGTGATGGCGAAGAAGCAGGCCTGCATGATGGTATTGATGCGTCGTCCCATGCCGGTACGCTGCGCAATACCGTAGGCATCGATACTGAACAGCCGCAGCTGCTTATCAATGATCTGTTGCTGCACCTTGCGTGGCAGGCTGCCCCACACGGTGTCGGGCGAGGCCGGCGAGTTCAGCAGAAAGGTCGCCCCCGGCGCTGCCTTGGCGAGCATGTCGTAACGCACCAGGAAGTTCGGCTGGTGACAGGCGACGAACTGGGCCTCGTCGTTACCGATCAGGTAGGTCGAGCGGATCGGCTGGTCGCCGTAGCGCAGATGGCTGACGGTGACTGCGCCGGCCTTCTTCGAATCGTATTGAAAGTACCCCTGCACGTGCTGGTCGGTGCTCTCGCCGATGATTTTGATCGAGTTCTTGTTGGCCGACACGGTGCCGTCCGAGCCCAGGCCGTAGAACACGCAGCGCGTGATGCCCTGCGCCGCCAGTGGGGCGAAGGTGCTATCCCAATGCAGGCTGGTGTGGCTCACATCGTCGTGGATGCCGATCGTGAAACCGTTTTTCGGCCGTTCGTTGGCCAGCTCGGCGAACACGCCGGCCACCATGCCGGGGGTGAACTCCTTCGACGACAGGCCGTAGCGACCACCGATGACCCGCGGCATCGCGTTGCGCTCGCCGTCGGCCACTGCCTGAACCAGCGCGGTCAGCACGTCCTTGTACAGGGGCTCGCCGTCGGCGCCTGGTTCTTTGGTGCGATCGAGCACCGCGATGGTGTTGACGGTTTCTGGCAGCGCGGCCAGCAGGTGCCTGGGCGAGAAGGGTCGGAACAGCCGTACCTTGACCACCCCAACTTTCTCGCCCCGATCGACCAGGGTTTCAACGGCCTCCTCGGCAGCCCCCAGACCTGAGCCCATCAGCACGATCACATGCGCGGCGTCCGGTGCGCCGACATACTCGAACAGGCCGTACTGGCGCCCGGTCAAGCGGCCGAACTGCGACATCACGTTATCGACAATATCGGGTAAATCGGCGTAGTAAGTGTTTACCGACTCGCGCCCCTGGAAGTACACATCCGGGTTCTGCGAGGTACCGCGCAGCACCGGTTTGTCGGGTGACATGGCGCGCGAGCGATGCGCGGCGACCAGCTCGTCTTCGATCATCGCGCGCACGGTCTGCCGATCGAGTTCCTCGATCTTGTCGACCTCGTGCGAGGTGCGGAAACCGTCGAAGAAGTGCACAAAGGGGATGCGACCGGCGAGCGAGGCGGCCTGGGCGATCAGGGCGAAATCCTGCACCTCTTGTACGCTTGCCGAACACAGCATGGCGTAGCCCGTGGCACGGCACGCCATCACATCGGAATGGTCGCCGAAGATCGACAGCGCCTGCGCCGCCAGCGAGCGCGCCGCCACGTGCAGCACCGTGGGCGTCAACTCGCCGGCGATCTTGTACATATTGGGGATCATCAGCAGCAATCCCTGCGACGCGGTGAAGCTGGTGGCCAGTGCACCGGCCTGCAGCGCGCCGTGGATGGCGCCGGCCGCACCCCCCTCGCTCTGCATCTCGATGACCTGCGGCACCGAGTCCCACAGGTTCTTCACCCCGACTGCCGACCAGTCGTCGGCCCATTCGCCCATCGGCGATGCGGGGGTGATCGGATAGATGGCGATGACCTCGTTACACAGGTGAGCGATCCGTGCGGCGGCTTCGTTGCCGTCGAGCGTGACGAGCGTGGTAGACATGGGAGTGACCAGCGGTTGCCTTTATGTCGCCAAGATTGGCGATGGCTACCTTGCTCGGCAACCGCACCCACAGGCTTGCTTGACGTGCGTCAAGCGGGGGATCAGGCCCGGTGCTGTCTAGAACAGCCCTTCTTCGTTGCCCAGCGGATCGGGTACCGCCTGCCACTGCGAGCGCAGATTCTTGCGAAACAACAGCTTTTCCTGCGCCGATTCAGGCAGATCGGTGAAGCGGAATACGCCGCGACCGACCAGCAGGTCGATCACGTCTTCGAGTACCCTGACCAGCCCGATATCGAGTTCGCGCAGAAATGCCTGAACATCCGGATCGTCGATCGCTGCCGCCTCGGCGCCGCCTTCGGCCGTCGCCGACAGCCCGGTAATGACGCCGCTGGCGTCTCGGATGACAAAAATTGGCTGCATGCCGGTCTGCCTCGACAATTTCGTGGGATGTTTCAGGATTTCGGATCGCTAGTCGATAACTTTATTCCTAAAACCGCATAATTCCAGCGGCGCGCACCAGTGGAGAGCAGGGTTTTGAGCGAAACAGCAGTGGACGTGAGCTTGGCGACGGAGGCCGATGCGGCCGATCCGTTGGTCGGCTGCCTGTTGATCCTCGCCCGGCAACATGGCCTCCCGGTCTCCGAGTTTGCCGCCACGGCCGGGCTGCCGTTGCACGACGGCCGTCTGCTGCCGTCAATGTTCGACCGCGCCGCGCGGCGCGTCGGCATGCGCGCGCGTGTCGTGGCGCGGCCCCTGGAACGCCTCGACAGCCTGGTCACCCCGGCGGTGCTGCTGCTTGATGATGACCGGGCCTGCGTGCTGCTCGAGCCGCTGCACGATGGCAAGGCCAAGCTCATCCTGCCGGAGAACCCGGAAGCCGAAGTCATTCAGGATGCCGACCAGCTGCGCGGCCTGTATACCGGCCATGCGATCCTTGCCAGTCCGACGCATCGCTACGATGCGCGTACGCCGGGGCCGGAGCACGACAGCGAAGGCGGTCACTGGTTCTGGGGCACGATCGCCGCTTCGTGGCGCATCTATCGCGACGTGATCCTGGCATCGGTGCTGGTCAATCTGTTCGCGGTCGCCAGCCCGCTGTTCGTGATGAACGTCTACGACCGGGTAGTGCCGAACGAGGCGCTCGAAACCCTGTGGGTGCTGGCGATCGGCGTAACCGTGGTCTACGGCTTCGACTACCTGCTACGCAGCCTGCGTGGCCGCTTCATCGACGTGGCCGGCGCCAAGGCCGATATTGAACTGTCGGCCAAGCTTTATGAGCGCGTGTTGGGTCTGCGTATGGATGCGCGTCCGGCATCGGCCGGCGCCTTCGCCAACAACCTGCGTGAGTTCGACGGCGTGCGCGATTTCTTTGCCTCGCTGACCCTGACCACCTTCGTCGACGTGCCGTTCGCGGTGCTCTTTCTATTGGTGATCTGGCTGATCGCCGGCCCGCTGGTCATCGTGCCGCTGGCGGCCATCCCGATCCTGCTGCTGTACGGCCTGTTCGTGCAGCCGCGCCTGCGGCGTGCGGCCGAAAACGGCATGCGCGCATCGGCGCAGCGCAATGCGACCCTGGTCGAGGCCCTGGTCGAGGCCGAAACCGTCAAGTCATTGGGCGTGGAAGGCCGGCTGCAACGCCAGCTCGAGAGCAGTGTGGGCGAGACGGCACGCTGGAATGCGCAGGCGCGCCAGTGGGCCTTGTCGGCCACCAACCTGGCGACCTTCCTGCAACAATTGGTATCGGTCGGCGTCGTGGTCAGCGGTGTGTACCTGATCTCCGACGGCCTGCTGACGATGGGCGCCTTGATCGCCGCGGTGATCTTGAGCGGCCGCGCGGTGATGCCGCTTGCCCAGATCGCGGCGTTGCTGACCCGTTATTACCAGGCGAGCACGGCGCTGAAGACGCTCAACGAGATCATGCAGATGCCGGTCGAGCGCCCGAACGGCAAGGTGTTCGTAACCCGCCCGGTGCTCAACGGCAGCATCGAGTTCGAGCACGTCACCTTCAATTACCCCGGCCAGGAGTTGCCCGCGTTGCAGGATGCGAGCTTCAAAGTCGAGCCGGGCGAACGCGTGGCGATCATCGGTCGGGTCGGGTCCGGTAAGACCACGATCAACCGCCTGGTTGCCGGGATCTATCATGCCGACAATGGCGCCGTGCGAATCGATGGTGTCGACATGCGCCAACTCGATCCGGGCGATCTGCGGCACAACATTGCTTATGTCTCGCAGGAT
This window encodes:
- a CDS encoding type I secretion system permease/ATPase, yielding MSETAVDVSLATEADAADPLVGCLLILARQHGLPVSEFAATAGLPLHDGRLLPSMFDRAARRVGMRARVVARPLERLDSLVTPAVLLLDDDRACVLLEPLHDGKAKLILPENPEAEVIQDADQLRGLYTGHAILASPTHRYDARTPGPEHDSEGGHWFWGTIAASWRIYRDVILASVLVNLFAVASPLFVMNVYDRVVPNEALETLWVLAIGVTVVYGFDYLLRSLRGRFIDVAGAKADIELSAKLYERVLGLRMDARPASAGAFANNLREFDGVRDFFASLTLTTFVDVPFAVLFLLVIWLIAGPLVIVPLAAIPILLLYGLFVQPRLRRAAENGMRASAQRNATLVEALVEAETVKSLGVEGRLQRQLESSVGETARWNAQARQWALSATNLATFLQQLVSVGVVVSGVYLISDGLLTMGALIAAVILSGRAVMPLAQIAALLTRYYQASTALKTLNEIMQMPVERPNGKVFVTRPVLNGSIEFEHVTFNYPGQELPALQDASFKVEPGERVAIIGRVGSGKTTINRLVAGIYHADNGAVRIDGVDMRQLDPGDLRHNIAYVSQDNQLLFGSIRDNLTMGLAHVDDEQIVHAAELAGVSSFVNRHPLGFDMPVGEHGSRLSGGQRQAVALARALVQDAPILLMDEPTGAMDNSSEEHIKRELAKVVDGKTLVLITHRASLLDLVERVIVVDAGKIVADGPKAQVLDALRAGRIKQTR